TCTCTCTGCGGGCGTCTCGAATCCAGTCTTCATCGAGACCCTCGAACTTGCAGGCGAGTCCGGCACCAAGTACAACGGCGTCCTCTGCGGCCGCGCCACCTGGAAAGACGGCATCGCCATCTACGCCAAGCAGGGTGAAGATGCCTTCCGCAAGTGGCTCGAGACCACCGGCGTCGAGAACATCAACAATGTCAACAACGCCCTCAAAACCGCCAGCCCCTGGTACCTCAAGTTCGGCGCCAAGAGCCTCGCAGAGCTTGGCTAATCAGCAGCTCAAGCAAGCAGTCAAAGACCCCGACTTTGAGCCGGGGTCTTTGCTTTAATCTCGTCTCGCAGATTCACACAGAAAGGAGCGCAACCTATGACGATTCAACACACCGCAATGGAAACTATCGTCGACAAGCCTTCAGCTTGCCTTAACCTGGCTGCGCTACCCTTCCCCCAGATGAAGTGCCGACCCTCCCTGCTCCTGCCCATCCTTCTGGCATCCTGCACTGCCTTGTGCCAAACGGCAATCATTCCTGCAGGGACTCCGCTCGTCGTCCAGACCGACGATCATCTCCCCATGCGCGTCGGCCAACCCATCCGTGCTGAACTCATCTATCCCGTCTACGCCGACAACAAGCTCGTTCTTCCCGAAAAAACCGTGCTCGAAGGCACAGTCACAGCACTTCGTCCCGATCACTCTCATCGCGTCACCGCACGGCTTCGCGCAGACTTCACGCCCTTCTATATCCCTGTGGTCCGCTTCACCGCAATCCGCCTCGACGATGGAAGCGCTCTGCCTATCACCACCGAAACCGCCACTGACGGAGCGCCAATCTATCGCCTCGTTCCGCCGCCTCATCGCAAAGGCGGCTTCATCCGTCGGCAGTTCGACAACGGCGTTCAGGTCCTGCGCGATCAGCTCGCCTTCTTCACCGCTCCCGGCAAAGGCGACCGCTTTACCCAGCTTCTCTACACGCAGCTTCCCTATCATCCGCAGCGCATTCAGAAAGGGACAGCGTGGACCGTCGAGACAGCAGCTCCGCTTAGCGTTCCACCGCAATCCGCTCCGGCTCTAACGCTCACCGCCAAACCAGCCGATTCTTCCACCTGGATCGTCAACGCTTACCTCGCCGACCAGCTTAGCTCTGCATCCTCTAAATCGGGACAGGTCATTCACGCTACCGTGTCCGAGCCTATCTATAACTCCGACCACACTATTGCCGTTCCCGAAGGCGCAACCCTTGTAGGCGCTGTCACGCAGGCGAAACCAGCACGTCGCTTCGGACGCGTCGGCGTCCTGCACTTCGACTTCCGCCAGCTTGTTCTGCCCAGCGGAAAAACGCAGAATGTCCAGGCTGCCGTCACCAGCGCAGACTCATCCTCCGCTCAAAATCTCGCGATGGACTCCGAAGGCCAGGTAAAGCCAAAGCCGCAGGACAAGGTCATTGTTCCCCTGCTGCTGATTGCGCTCGCGGCCAGTCCGCTGCATCAGGACCGTGACGACGGCGATAGAGAACTCTTCCGCAAGAATGCCGGAGCCTCCAACAGCATCGGCCTCATCGGCTTCATCGTCGGAACGGCGAGCGGGTCGGCAAACATAGCTGCGGGCTTTGGAGCTTATGGTGCAGCGCTATCTCTCTACAATCGGTGGATCAAGCGAGGCGGCGAAGTGACCTTCGCCCGCAACACGCGTATCGTCGTCCAGACCACGGCTCGCCGCTCTCAGGTTCTGAAACCGAACCTTCCTGCGACCAGCCACTGATCGTTATTCCCACTCAATCGTTCCCGGCGGTTTCGATGTAATGTCGTAAACCACGCGGTTGATGCCGCGAATCTCGCTCACGATGCGGCTCGAGATCGTCCGCAGCACCTCGTAAGGCAGAGCAGCCCAGTCAGCGGTCATGCCATCCTCGGACTCCACCGCACGAATCGCGCAGGTGTAAGCATAGGTGCGCTGGTCGCCCATCACGCCGACGCTCTTGACCGGTAACAGCACCGCAAACGACTGCCAAACCTTGCGATAAAGTCCAGCGGCCTTGATCTCGGAGACAACAATCTCGTCCGCCTCCTGCAACAAGGCGACACGATCGGCAGTGACCTCGCCGAGAATTCTGACTGCAAGTCCCGGCCCCGGAAAAGGCTGCCGTTCGAGAATATCCTCGGGCATGCCCAGATCGCGGCCGATGCGCCGAACTTCGTCTTTGAAGAGATCACGCAGCGGCTCAATCAGCTTCAGTTTCATGTTCTCCGGCAAGCCGCCGACGTTGTGATGGCTCTTGATCGTGTGCGAAGGTCCATGCACGCTCGAAGATTCGATGACGTCGGGATAGAGCGTTCCCTGCACCAGCCACGCGACTTCTTCGCCAGCGCTTTTTTCCGCCTCGAAGATCTTCTTCGCTTCATCATCAAAGACGGCGATAAACTCGTTGCCGATCACCTTTCGCTTCTTCTCGGGATCGGTCACGCCAGCCAGCTTCGACAGGAAGCGCTCGCCTGCATCAACAGCAACGACGTTCAGCCCAAGCTGCTCGCGCATCGTCTTCTGCACCTTGGCGAACTCGTCTTTGCGCAGCACGCCGTTATTTACGAAGATGCAGGTCAACCGGTCGCCTATCGCCTTCGCCACCAGAACTGCGGCGACCGACGAGTCAACGCCTCCGCTCAATCCGCAGATGGCATGGCCATCGCCGACCTGGGCCTTCACCCGAGCGACCGTAGCCTGAATAAAATGCTCCGGCGTCCAGTCCTGTTTCGCTCCGCAGATATCGAGGCAGAAGTTCTTCAGCAGCGCCATTCCCTGCCGCGTATGCGCGACCTCGGGATGAAACTGCACAGCCCAGATTCGCCGCGCCTCGTCGGCGATTCCGGCAACAGCATTGGCCGTCTTCGCCGTCAGAGAGAAGCCCTCCGGCAATTGCTCGGCATGGTCTCCGTGCGACATCCAGACATCAAGCGATTGTGGCAACCCACGGAACAGCGGCGTCTCCGCAATAACCGATACCTCTGCGTGGCCGTACTCCCGCGCCGCTGCCGGTTGTACCTTGCCGCCCAGATGATGCACGACGAACTGCAATCCATAGCAGATGCCCAGCACTGGCACGCCCATCGCCAGCACCGCCGGGTCCGCCGCCGGAGCCTGAGCATCGTAGACCGAGCAAGGGCCACCCGAGAGGATCACGCCCTTCGGGTTCAGCTCGCGCACCTTTTCCAGCGAGGCGGTACAGGGCAGCACCACGGAGAAAACGTTGAACTCGCGAATACGCCGCGCGATGAGCTGCGTGTACTGCGACCCAAAATCCAGAATGACTATCGTTGAAGTGTCCACGTATCCAGTGTAAATGGCCGCTTGTGCCTACCCCAGCGAAGACCCCTCGTAGGCGCGCCAAAGCTCCAGATAGGCCACCAGCCGCGCCACATGGAAGAAGTCCGAGGCCACAAAGTAGATCACCGTCACCCCGGCCCACCACCACGTCAGGAACTGCGGCGTCGCTACCGCCTCAAACGGCAGTGGAGTGGCAGAAAGCACCATCGCCAGCACGATCAGCGCGATCTTCACGATCCCCATGACGAGGTTGATCTCCATCAGCTTCGACTTGAGCGGCCCCAGCCGGAACGCCGCCGCAAAGCTTTTGCCGACGCCGATATCCCGCAGCATGGCCAGTAGAGGAGCTACACTAAGCCCCCAGCTCGCAATGGCCCAAAGCGAAAACAGTCCCAGCGTCCCTACGATCACCATCGCGCAGTAGCCGACCAGATTCGGCTCGCCGCCAGCGGCGATCGGGCCGACGATGTTCACTCGCGCCGCCCACTGCATGCACACAAACCAGATTGCAAAGCTTCCCAGCAGCGCCACCACTCGCACTGACTGCAACACGATCAGCGTGCCAACCCGCGCATGGAGACTGCTATCTACGCGCCGCAGCACCACCGTCCGCCCTATCGATGAAACTACGACCCACACCAGCACCAATAACGGACCAAGCCACGCCAACACATGCGCTACCGGCGGCAGCACCACTGCCATTGCTTCCGCCAGCGTCTTCGCCGATCCCATCGCATCCAGGATCGACATCGACTTCAACGCGGGCAGATCCAGCGGAGCGGTCTGCAGGATTTTTGTGCCTTCGTACCAGAGCACCAGCAGCGCCGGGATGCCATACACCCAACGCCACAGCACCTCCAGCGCTGTCCACGAAGGGCGCTTCCAGCACTGCGACAGCACATGCACAAACGACTGTGTTCCACGTACCGTTCCCGCAGCAATTACGACGCCATCCTGCGACGGCGCCTTCACTACTTCACCACCAGGTTCACCAGCTTGCCAGGCACCATAATCACCTTCACCACATTCTTACCGGCGACCCTTGAAGCTACCTTTTCATCGGCTTGCGCAGCGGC
This region of Edaphobacter dinghuensis genomic DNA includes:
- the guaA gene encoding glutamine-hydrolyzing GMP synthase, which gives rise to MDTSTIVILDFGSQYTQLIARRIREFNVFSVVLPCTASLEKVRELNPKGVILSGGPCSVYDAQAPAADPAVLAMGVPVLGICYGLQFVVHHLGGKVQPAAAREYGHAEVSVIAETPLFRGLPQSLDVWMSHGDHAEQLPEGFSLTAKTANAVAGIADEARRIWAVQFHPEVAHTRQGMALLKNFCLDICGAKQDWTPEHFIQATVARVKAQVGDGHAICGLSGGVDSSVAAVLVAKAIGDRLTCIFVNNGVLRKDEFAKVQKTMREQLGLNVVAVDAGERFLSKLAGVTDPEKKRKVIGNEFIAVFDDEAKKIFEAEKSAGEEVAWLVQGTLYPDVIESSSVHGPSHTIKSHHNVGGLPENMKLKLIEPLRDLFKDEVRRIGRDLGMPEDILERQPFPGPGLAVRILGEVTADRVALLQEADEIVVSEIKAAGLYRKVWQSFAVLLPVKSVGVMGDQRTYAYTCAIRAVESEDGMTADWAALPYEVLRTISSRIVSEIRGINRVVYDITSKPPGTIEWE